Proteins from a single region of Dictyostelium discoideum AX4 chromosome 5 chromosome, whole genome shotgun sequence:
- the aif gene encoding apoptosis inducing factor codes for MIRNLTKLTKFTIGNRFYQSSSKGRFSGKNGNNAFKSIVGVSVGVSALFAGCVFLDQEKEPESTPSIDVKEKKSQPPKTKEDYQKKMDEEYDIEQFKYVIIGGGTAAYHAIDKILENDKEATILLISKEYEVPYQRPPLTKSLWATKDDNVVNTLNFSDWSGKKQNLLYEQESAYGNEILQFIRTKKVIDLHIDEKLVLLNDGKLIRYDKCLIATGGEPRQLKFTSTNDKKISTYRTVEDFRKLYEVVKDGGKHVTVLGGGFLGSELTCAINSNFQDKNIKIDQIFPESGVLSTLFPDYLSKYATEEIIKSGVNVHTGTLIKDVVDNSENGRLTVTLNNGKTFETDHVVVAAGIIPNTNVVKSTTLEIDPINGGYVVNPELQARTDLYVAGDVASYYDFSLGVRRRVEHHDHARATGEMAGSNMSTKDTPAPYTYQPFFWSDLTPGVGFEAVGNTSSKLKTFSVWEKPSSDETKQSYTKGNIYYLNDNNNVVGVLCYGNYGKMDTARDLILKRRTIEDLNQLQHAIDFDEHH; via the exons atgataagaaatttaacaaaattaacaaaatttacaattggAAATAGATTTTACCAATCCTCATCAAAAGGAAGATTCAGTGGTAAAAATGGAAACAATGCATTCAAATCAATTGTTGGTGTATCAGTTGGTGTATCAGCATTATTTGCTGGTTGTGTATTTTTAGATCAAGAAAAAGAACCAGAATCAACTCCATCAATTGAtgtcaaagaaaaaaaatcacaacCACCAAAAACCAAAGAAGATTATCAAAAGAAGATGGATGAAGAATATGATAttgaacaatttaaatatgtAATCATTGGTGGTGGAACAGCAGCTTACCATGCAATTGATAAAATCTTAGAGAATGATAAAGAAGCAACTAtccttttaatttcaaaagagTATGAAGTTCCATATCAAAGACCACCATTAACAAAATCACTTTGGGCTACTAAAGATGATAATGTTGTAAATACTTTAAATTTCTCTGATTGGTCTggtaaaaaacaaaa tttattaTATGAACAAGAATCAGCATAtggtaatgaaattttacaatttattaGAACTAAAAAAGTTATTGATTTACATATTGATgaaaaattagtattattaaatgatggtAAATTAATTCGTTATGACAAATGTTTAATTGCAACAGGTGGTGAACCACGTCAATTAAAATTCACATCAACCAATGATAAAAAGATTTCAACCTATAGAACCGTTGAAGATTTTAGAAAACTTTATGAAGTTGTAAAGGATGGTGGTAAACATGTCACCGTTTTAGGTGGTGGTTTCTTAGGTAGTGAATTAACTTGTGCAATCAATTCAAACTTTCAAgataaaaacattaaaatcgATCAAATTTTCCCAGAATCTGGTGTATTAAGTACTTTATTCCCAGACTATCTTAGTAAATATGCAACTGAAGAAATCATTAAGAGTGGTGTTAATGTTCACACTGGtactttaattaaagatgTAGTCGATAACTCTGAAAATGGTAGATTAACTGTCACTTTAAACAATGGTAAAACCTTTGAAACTGATCATGTTGTTGTTGCCGCCGGTATCATTCCAAATACAAATGTAGTTAAAAGTACAACATTAGAAATAGATCCAATAAATGGTGGTTATGTCGTCAATCCAGAACTTCAAGCTCGTACCGATCTATATGTCGCTGGTGATGTCGCATCCTATTATGATTTCAGTTTAGGTGTACGTCGTCGTGTTGAACATCATGACCATGCACGTGCCACTGGTGAAATGGCTGGTTCAAATATGTCAACTAAGGATACACCAGCTCCATACACATATCAACCATTCTTTTGGTCAGATTTAACACCAGGTGTTGGTTTTGAAGCTGTTGGTAATACTAgctcaaaattaaaaacattttcaGTTTGGGAGAAGCCATCCTCTGATGAAACTAAACAATCCTACACCAAAGGTAACATCTATTACTTGAATGATAACAATAATGTCGTTGGTGTCTTATGTTATGGTAACTATGGTAAAATGGATACTGCTCGTGACCTCATCTTAAAACGTAGAACTATCgaagatttaaatcaattacaacatGCTATCGATTTCGATGaacatcattaa
- the papA gene encoding poly polymerase (Similar to A), with product MNKNGGPPVANITTSSTTITSTTTTQAKSQLPSSLSVNNLHTTQGSTDQPTILGVTEPISTAPPSSIDFKLSTELENTLISFNLFESPEESRKREEILGKLNQIVREWAKQVSLKKGYPEQTASEVVAKIFTFGSYRLGVHGPGSDIDTLCVGPKHIMRSDFFDDLSDILKVHPEITEFTTVKDAFVPVITMVFSGIPIDLIYAKLALTAIPEELNDLIDESFLKNIDEKSILSLNGCRVTDQILKLVPNIPNFRMALRCIKLWAIRRGIYSNILGFLGGVSWALLTARICQLYPNSAPSTIIHRFFKVYEIWKWPAPILLCHIQEGGILGPKVWNPKRDKAHLMPIITPAYPSMNSTYNVSKSTLQLMKSEFVRGAEITRKIETGECTWKNLLEKCDFFTRYSFYIEIDCYSMNEEDSRKWEGWIESKLRFLISNLESTPKMKFAVPYPKGFTNNLHKANNPDQICTSFFMGLSFNFSNTPGADKSVDLTKAVTEFTGIIKDWLRTQPNPDTMDIKVQYIKKKQLPAFVKDEGPEEPVKTTKKRSSTGEPSATRKKLKSENSDNKLNSPKSPITTNINSTPTTSTPTTTANTTTNTTTATTTTTTTTVPITSTPTSNISSPTMNSTELTTPTSTSTTTSNDSITTPPTTTTINSVQPPSAQPTENGSSTSNSPTSTSINNTALPPNPTTNSESTIETTITLPTTLESQTSTLKDSNEISTNGTAVATEPTITSPSVNINESSTSTSTTTTTTVTEQQIQTAPTTATPINKTIVNTMEVNELSFISSSSETSQSKPPPKKPTISIIRGN from the exons atgaataaaaatggTGGACCACCAGTTGCCAATATAACAACTTCATCCACTACAATCACATCTACAACCACAACACAAGCAAAATCACAATTACCATCATCACTTTCGGTAAATAATTTACACACAACACAAGGTTCAACTGATCAACCAACCATTTTGGGTGTAACTGAGCCAATTTCAACCGCTCCACCATCATCTATTGATTTTAAACTTTCCACTGAACTTGAGAATACATTAATTTCtttcaatttatttgaatcaccAGAGGAGAGTAGAAAAAGAGAAGAGATTTTAggtaaattaaatcaaattgttAGAGAATGGGCAAAACAAGTTAGtttaaaaaag ggttatCCAGAACAAACTGCATCAGAAGTTGTAGCaaaaatttttacatttgGTTCATATAGATTGGGTGTACATGGCCCAGGTAGTGATATTGATACACTTTGTGTTGGTCCAAAACATATAATGAGATCAGActtttttgatgatttatcagatattttaaaagttcaTCCAGAAATTACAGAATTTACa acaGTCAAAGATGCATTTGTACCAGTTATAACAATGGTATTTTCAGGTAtaccaattgatttaatttatgcAAAATTAGCATTAACAGCAATTCCAgaagaattaaatgatttaattgatgaatcatttttaaagaatattgATGAAAAGAGTATTCTTAGTTTAAATGGTTGTCGTGTGActgatcaaattttaaaattggtaccAAATATTCCAAACTTTAGAATGGCATTAAGATGTATTAAACTTTGGGCAATTAGAAGAGgtatttattcaaatattttaggATTTTTAGGTGGTGTATCGTGGGCACTTTTAACAGCAAGAATCTGTCAACTCTATCCAAACTCTGCACCAAGTACCATCATTCATAGATTTTTCAAGGTATATGAAATTTGGAAATGGCCAGCACCCATTTTATTATGTCACATTCAAGAGGGTGGTATTTTAGGTCCAAAGGTTTGGAATCCAAAGAGAGATAAAGCTCATTTAATGCCAATTATTACACCAGCATATCCTTCAATGAATTCCACTTACAATGTATCCAAATCAACATTACAATTAATGAAGAGTGAATTTGTTAGAGGTGCAGAGATCACAAGAAAGATTGAAACTGGTGAATGTACTTGGAAGAATTTATTGGAGAAATGTGATTTCTTCACTCGTTATAGTTTTTATATAGAGATCGATTGTTATTCAATGAATGAAGAAGATTCTAGAAAATGGGAGGGTTGGATAGAATCCAAATtaagatttttaatttcaaactTAGAGTCTACACCAAAGATGAAGTTTGCTGTGCCATATCCAAAAGGATTTACAAACAATCTTCATAAAGCAAATAATCCCGATCAAATTTGTACCTCTTTTTTCATGGGTctctcttttaatttttcaaatacaCCAGGTGCCGATAAAAGTGTTGATTTAACCAAAGCTGTGACTGAATTCACTGGTATAATTAAAGATTGGCTTAGAACTCAACCAAATCCTGATACAATGGATATTAAAGtacaatatattaaaaagaaacaacTTCCAGCTTTTGTAAAGGATGAAGGTCCTGAAGAACCTGTAAAAACTACAAAGAAGAGATCTTCAACTGGTGAACCTTCTGCAACtagaaagaaattaaaaagtgaaaattctgataataaattaaattctccAAAATCTCCAATAActacaaatattaattctaCACCTACTACTTCCACTCCTACTACTACTGCTAATACTACCACTAATACTACCActgctactactactaccactactacaacTGTTCCGATCACTTCCACACCAACTTCAAATATTTCTTCACCAACTATGAATTCTACAGAGTTAACTACACCAACTTCAACCTCtacaacaacttcaaatgattcaattacaACTCCTCCTACCACTACAACTATCAACTCTGTACAACCACCATCTGCACAACCAACCGAAAATGGTTCATCAACATCTAATTCACCAACATCTacttcaataaataataccgCATTACCACCCAATCCAACCACAAACAGTGAGTCAACTATTGAAACAACAATAACCCTACCAACAACATTAGAGTCACAAACATCAACATTAAAAGATAGTAACGAAATATCCACCAATGGTACAGCAGTTGCAACTGAACCAACAATTACTTCACCATCtgtaaatataaatgaatcatcaacatcaacatcaacaacaactacaacaacagtaaccgaacaacaaattcaaactGCACCAACAACTGCTActccaataaataaaaccatTGTAAACACTATGGAAGTTAATGAATTAAGCTTCATTTCATCTTCAAGTGAAACTTCTCAATCTAAACCACCACCAAAGAAACCAACTATCAGTATTATTAGAggcaattaa